A single window of Eucalyptus grandis isolate ANBG69807.140 chromosome 1, ASM1654582v1, whole genome shotgun sequence DNA harbors:
- the LOC104450632 gene encoding RNA polymerase sigma factor sigA, whose translation MVLMATAAVIGLSAGKRLLSSPSSSSSSSSSASASSSSSSSDIPDNYKLFYVSASASDRVSSTKNAVVPKRPPNSNPCFRSSHRLPTPAKALTQRLHPSSFPISLDSPEDEDGHEEGAHHVPELDCSVEALLLLQKSMLETQWSLCFERTVLADSAKDKPTKKIPVTCSGLSARQRRLGSRRRICSPVAGRQSRSAVSPDLLQHRLHGYVKGVVSDDLLTHGEVVALSKKIKTGLFLEERKSRLKERLGCEPSDEQLATSLRISRAELRSRLIESSLAREKLAMSNVRLVMSIAQRYDNMGAEMSDLVQGGLIGLLRGIEKFDSSKGFKISTYVYWWIRQGVSRALVENSRTLRLPAHLHERLGLIRNAKVRLEEKGITPSVDRIAECLNMSQKKVRNATEAIGKVFSLDRDAFPSLNGLPGETHHSYIADIHVENNPWHGVDEWALKDEVNKLMNVTLSKREGEIIRLYYGLDNECLTWEDISKRIGLSRERVRQVGLVALEKLKHMARKRMMEAMLLKH comes from the exons ATGGTATTGATGGCCACAGCTGCAGTCATCGGCCTGAGCGCTGGGAAGAGGCTGTTGAGCTccccatcctcctcctcctcctcctcctcgtcggcgtccgcctcctcttcctcctcctcctccgataTCCCCGACAACTACAAGCTCTTCTACGTCAGCGCCAGCGCCAGCGATCGTGTCTCCTCCACCAAGAATGCCGTCGTCCCCAAGCGCCCTCCCAACTCCAACCCCTGCTTTCGTTCTTCCCATCGCCTCCCCACTCCCGCCAAAGCTCTCACCCAACGTCTCCACCCCTCATCCTTCCCCATCTCTCTCGACTCGcctgaagatgaagatgggcaTGAAGAGGGTGCGCATCATGTCCCTGAGCTCGACTGTTCGGTGGAGGCGCTCCTGCTGCTGCAGAAGTCCATGCTGGAGACCCAGTGGAGTCTCTGCTTCGAGCGCACCGTGCTCGCTGATTCCGCCAAAGACAAGCCCACCAAGAAGATCCCCGTCACTTGCTCTGGCCTTTCTGCCCGCCAACGCCGATTGGGCTCCAGGCGGAGAATCTGTTCCCCCGTTGCGGGCCGTCAGTCAAGATCGGCTGTTAGCCCCGACCTCCTGCAACACCGTCTCCACGGTTATGTTAAGGGCGTCGTCAGTGATGACTTGCTCACCCACGGAGAGGTCGTTGCCCTctccaaaaaaatcaagactGGCCTTTTCTTGGAGGAGCGCAAATCCAG ACTGAAAGAGAGACTGGGTTGTGAGCCCTCTGATGAACAGCTTGCTACCTCCTTGAGAATTTCTCGTGCTGAATTACGGTCGAGATTGATTGAAAGTTCCTTGGCAAGAGAGAAGCTTGCGATGAGCAACGTTCGTCTTGTCATGTCCATAGCTCAGAGATATGATAACATGGGTGCTGAAATGTCCGACCTTGTTCAG GGTGGTTTGATCGGGCTACTGCGTGGGATAGAGAAATTTGACTCGTCTAAGGGTTTCAAGATTTCAACCTACGTTTACTGGTGGATACGTCAG GGTGTTTCAAGAGCATTGGTGGAGAATTCTAGAACCTTGAGATTGCCAGCTCATTTGCATGAACGGTTAGGCTTAATTCGCAATGCGAAGGTTAGACtggaagaaaaaggaatcactccctCTGTGGAT AGGATTGCAGAATGTCTGAACATGTCTCAGAAGAAAGTCAGGAATGCCACAGAG GCAATTGGTAAAGTTTTCTCTCTTGACAGGGATGCATTCCCTTCCTTGAACGGTCTACCAGGAGAAACTCACCATAGT TACATTGCAGATATTCACGTTGAGAATAACCCATGGCATGGAGTGGATGAATGGGCACTCAAG GATGAAGTAAACAAGCTCATGAACGTGACACTTAGCAAAAGGGAGGGAGAAATCATACGCCTTTACTACGGCTTGGATAATGAATGCCTTACATGGGAGGACATCAGTAAACG TATAGGTTTGTCCCGGGAAAGGGTAAGGCAAGTTGGGCTAGTCGCGCTAGAGAAACTAAAACACATGGCGAGGAAGAGAATGATGGAGGCCATGCTGCTGAAACATTGA